From the genome of Turicibacter faecis, one region includes:
- a CDS encoding helix-turn-helix domain-containing protein, giving the protein MLNENIKLMRQSRGLSQEKLARELKVVRQTVSKWERGLSVPDSEMLISISAILETNVSVLLGETVRVSKIEMNEDLLAISKKLEDINLQLVQIKVSRRKKFDGY; this is encoded by the coding sequence ATGTTAAATGAAAATATTAAGTTAATGAGACAGTCAAGGGGATTATCTCAAGAGAAACTAGCTCGTGAGTTAAAAGTAGTACGTCAAACAGTTTCAAAATGGGAACGGGGATTATCAGTTCCTGATTCCGAAATGTTGATTTCTATATCAGCAATTTTAGAAACAAACGTAAGTGTTTTATTAGGTGAAACGGTTAGGGTATCCAAGATTGAAATGAATGAAGACCTACTAGCTATTTCAAAAAAACTAGAGGATATAAATTTGCAACTCGTGCAAATTAAAGTCTCAAGAAGAAAAAAATTCGATGGTTATTGA
- a CDS encoding rhodanese-like domain-containing protein codes for MTFSKINRLTLLLFFFLFSFTPVEYRDISANAHQNQGILYLSKAEAEKMANDTRNNLLVDVRNHAEYLQFHLDHAINIPMSELNEHLNELEPYKEKNIIIYCQKGTRSKYVAQQLNSLGYKHLYVIMNGVN; via the coding sequence ATGACATTTTCCAAAATTAATAGACTAACTCTTTTACTTTTTTTCTTTTTATTTTCTTTTACGCCAGTAGAATACAGGGATATATCTGCAAATGCCCATCAGAATCAAGGCATTCTCTATTTATCTAAGGCGGAAGCTGAAAAAATGGCAAATGATACACGAAACAATCTATTAGTAGATGTTCGAAATCACGCGGAATATCTTCAGTTCCATTTGGATCATGCAATTAATATTCCGATGTCTGAATTAAATGAACATTTGAATGAGTTAGAGCCGTATAAGGAGAAAAACATTATTATTTATTGCCAAAAGGGAACACGTAGCAAATATGTAGCTCAACAATTAAATTCTTTAGGCTATAAGCATTTATATGTGATTATGAATGGCGTTAATTGA
- the trhA gene encoding PAQR family membrane homeostasis protein TrhA has product MRNYIREPINSLTHLIGAILSLLALIAMITKVCVSGKTSIELTAVIIFGISMILLYATSATYHMVISSDHVLNFLQRLDHSMIFILIAGSYTPFCLIALDNKLGWILFSIVGLFAVLGVVFKLAWFKCPRVISTTIYIVMGWLAIFVFKPLLLSLGTNGLFLLIFGGLLYTVGGVIYALKPKSLSFKHWGFHEIFHLFIMMGSLYHFLCIYLYVL; this is encoded by the coding sequence ATGAGAAATTATATACGCGAACCCATTAATAGTTTAACTCACCTTATAGGAGCTATCCTATCTTTACTAGCACTAATCGCTATGATTACAAAGGTATGCGTTTCTGGTAAGACCTCGATTGAATTAACAGCAGTTATTATATTTGGAATAAGTATGATTTTACTGTATGCTACCTCTGCAACTTACCATATGGTAATTTCATCTGATCACGTTCTTAACTTTTTACAACGACTCGACCACAGTATGATCTTTATATTAATTGCAGGTTCCTATACTCCCTTTTGCCTAATTGCACTAGATAACAAATTAGGGTGGATCTTATTTAGTATCGTTGGCCTCTTCGCCGTACTCGGCGTCGTCTTTAAATTAGCCTGGTTTAAATGCCCTCGAGTTATCTCTACAACAATCTATATTGTGATGGGATGGTTAGCTATTTTTGTTTTTAAACCTTTATTATTATCTTTAGGTACAAATGGATTATTTCTTTTAATCTTTGGTGGGTTGCTTTATACTGTTGGGGGTGTGATTTACGCCCTAAAACCAAAATCTTTATCCTTTAAACACTGGGGATTTCATGAAATATTTCACCTCTTTATCATGATGGGAAGCCTTTATCACTTCCTTTGTATTTACTTATACGTTCTATAA
- a CDS encoding flotillin family protein: MIPIIIFVGVCILLLIVWKKAPQDKAIVVTGLKRRVISGSGGIVIPFLEQTSRISLENIKVEVKTHESLDSNGVPLDTDGVAIIKVNSDPRSVLLAVEQFNTGREKETINVIKETVQDVLEGKLREIVSKMTIEEIYKDREMFANEVENVAKADLDKMGLEIKTFTIRDIDDTKGYLTALGAKQIAEVKKNAAIAEAEAERDKMQKTSEAKRLGTEAQLKAETEIALAKKEKELRIQAYKEEEQKAQAKADYAYEVEQNVVKKSVIEALKNTQLFEEQRQTEIAVQQAIKQEKELEATVRKVAEAQKYKEEQEADAKRYSIIKSAEAEAESIRIKGQAEAEATKLKGEATALAMKAEAEALREKAEAYKQYKEAAMVQMIVDKLPEIAKNIAEPLSKTEKMVIIDNGDGRGAAKVTQNITKMMTEVPEVVEALTGVNLVQLISNFHPVNSDDDHQVNNEEVSNGG; the protein is encoded by the coding sequence ATGATACCTATCATTATTTTTGTTGGGGTGTGTATTCTGTTGTTAATTGTATGGAAAAAGGCACCGCAGGATAAGGCGATTGTGGTGACGGGGTTAAAGCGTCGTGTTATTAGCGGAAGCGGGGGAATCGTGATTCCTTTTTTAGAACAAACGTCGCGAATTTCTTTAGAAAATATTAAGGTTGAAGTAAAGACACATGAATCACTTGATAGTAACGGTGTACCACTTGATACGGATGGGGTAGCTATTATTAAGGTTAATTCGGATCCCCGAAGTGTTTTGTTAGCAGTTGAACAGTTTAATACAGGACGTGAGAAGGAAACGATTAATGTTATTAAAGAAACGGTTCAAGATGTACTAGAAGGAAAGCTTCGGGAAATTGTCTCTAAAATGACAATTGAGGAAATTTATAAGGACCGCGAGATGTTCGCCAATGAGGTGGAAAATGTTGCAAAGGCGGATCTAGATAAGATGGGGCTTGAGATTAAAACATTTACGATTCGTGATATTGATGATACAAAGGGGTATTTAACAGCACTAGGAGCTAAACAAATTGCAGAAGTTAAGAAGAATGCTGCAATTGCGGAGGCTGAGGCTGAACGGGATAAAATGCAGAAAACTTCAGAGGCAAAGCGCCTTGGAACCGAAGCGCAGTTAAAAGCAGAAACGGAAATAGCTTTAGCTAAGAAAGAAAAAGAATTACGTATACAGGCTTATAAGGAAGAGGAGCAGAAGGCGCAGGCAAAAGCGGATTACGCGTACGAGGTTGAGCAGAATGTGGTGAAAAAGAGCGTGATTGAAGCTTTGAAAAATACTCAATTATTTGAGGAGCAACGCCAAACAGAGATTGCTGTTCAGCAGGCGATTAAACAGGAGAAAGAACTAGAGGCAACAGTTAGAAAGGTTGCAGAAGCCCAAAAGTATAAAGAAGAACAGGAAGCCGATGCAAAACGATATTCTATTATTAAAAGTGCGGAAGCTGAGGCAGAATCAATTCGCATTAAAGGTCAGGCGGAAGCGGAAGCAACGAAATTGAAGGGAGAAGCAACTGCACTAGCTATGAAGGCAGAGGCAGAAGCACTTCGTGAGAAAGCGGAGGCCTATAAACAATATAAAGAGGCGGCTATGGTCCAAATGATTGTCGATAAGTTGCCGGAAATTGCAAAAAATATAGCTGAACCTTTATCAAAAACAGAAAAAATGGTTATTATCGATAATGGTGATGGACGTGGTGCAGCAAAGGTTACCCAAAATATTACGAAAATGATGACAGAGGTTCCTGAAGTGGTCGAGGCATTAACTGGGGTTAACTTAGTGCAATTGATTTCTAATTTTCATCCAGTAAATAGCGATGATGATCATCAAGTGAATAATGAAGAGGTTTCTAACGGAGGATAA
- a CDS encoding M15 family metallopeptidase → MELVRKRIELKFILGLVLMVSVLSVSNYLTISGESDAKLLEDSSKVSQVREDQAKDGENQSLEEETQDKPGFYENIVTVAEGDATLVLVNKNYALDSNYEPYDLVLPNVLTVGGNRNQSIYLREEAAFYLEQLFTTAREEAGLILLARSGYRSYDTQVALYQRYVSESGQEAADKFSARAGHSEHQTGLAIDVTSDSVDGDLSILFGETNEGIWLKENAHRFGFIIRYLEGRESETGYQYEPWHLRYVGTEAATEIYENNWILEQYLNQ, encoded by the coding sequence ATGGAGCTAGTACGTAAAAGAATTGAATTAAAATTTATTTTAGGATTAGTATTGATGGTCAGCGTTTTGAGTGTAAGTAATTATTTAACCATTTCTGGTGAAAGTGATGCGAAGTTATTAGAAGACTCTTCAAAGGTATCGCAGGTACGGGAAGATCAGGCAAAGGATGGAGAAAATCAATCTCTTGAAGAAGAAACGCAAGATAAACCTGGATTTTATGAAAACATTGTTACGGTTGCTGAAGGGGATGCAACACTTGTTTTAGTGAATAAAAATTATGCGTTGGATTCTAATTATGAGCCATATGACCTCGTATTACCTAATGTATTAACGGTTGGGGGAAACCGTAATCAATCAATCTATTTGCGTGAAGAGGCAGCTTTTTACCTTGAGCAATTATTTACGACTGCTCGTGAAGAGGCTGGTTTAATTCTCTTAGCACGTAGCGGTTATCGATCATATGATACTCAGGTTGCACTTTATCAACGTTATGTTTCAGAGAGTGGCCAAGAGGCAGCTGATAAATTTAGCGCAAGGGCTGGACATAGTGAACATCAGACGGGGTTAGCTATTGATGTGACGTCTGATAGTGTGGATGGTGACTTATCAATCTTATTTGGTGAAACGAACGAAGGAATATGGTTGAAAGAGAATGCCCATCGCTTTGGATTCATTATCCGTTATTTAGAAGGGCGCGAATCTGAAACAGGATATCAGTATGAACCCTGGCATTTACGTTATGTAGGAACTGAAGCAGCAACGGAAATTTATGAAAATAATTGGATATTAGAGCAATATTTAAACCAATAA
- a CDS encoding lipofamily protein encodes MKKSLTALAIITVITLISACSHTKQGETPYQTSTVEDKKNDDSKNNTVDTITNPSLVTDDKSLEVARETSWIVILQNDVTADHDLVFQGGLKKGDVVTPRLITLYNQDENKVKTASYTLTAPRATFKEDGSAIKGGTFKGDVYVECNNFKLIDATIDGNVYFKDKAAQDSFQLDDSSKVTGKMEIQ; translated from the coding sequence ATGAAAAAAAGTTTAACGGCTCTTGCCATCATCACAGTAATTACTCTTATAAGTGCATGTAGCCACACTAAACAAGGCGAAACACCATATCAAACTTCAACGGTAGAAGACAAAAAGAATGACGATTCTAAAAATAATACTGTTGATACAATTACCAATCCTTCGCTCGTAACAGATGATAAATCATTAGAGGTTGCACGCGAAACAAGTTGGATTGTAATCCTTCAAAATGATGTAACAGCTGATCACGATTTAGTTTTCCAAGGTGGTCTTAAAAAAGGTGACGTTGTTACTCCTCGCTTAATCACATTATATAATCAAGATGAAAACAAGGTTAAAACCGCTTCTTATACATTAACAGCTCCCCGTGCTACCTTTAAAGAAGATGGATCAGCAATTAAAGGTGGAACATTTAAAGGTGACGTCTATGTTGAATGTAATAACTTTAAACTAATTGATGCAACTATCGATGGAAATGTATACTTTAAAGATAAAGCGGCACAAGATAGTTTCCAATTAGATGACTCGTCAAAAGTAACAGGTAAAATGGAAATTCAATAA
- the fba gene encoding class II fructose-1,6-bisphosphate aldolase — protein sequence MLVSAKDMLQKAYEGKYAVGQFNINNLEWTKAILLTAQENNSPVILGVSEGAAKYMCGYETIVGMVNGMMKELNITVPVALHLDHGSYQGALDAMAAGFSSIMFDGSHYAIEENIAKTTEMVKLTSEKGLSLEAEVGSIGGEEDGVVGKGEVADPAECKQIADLGVTMLAAGIGNIHGKYPENWAGLAFDALEAINASTGNTPLVLHGGTGIPEEMIKKAISLGVAKINVNTECQLAFQEATRKYIEAGKDLEGKGFDPRKLLNPGFEAIKATVKEKMELFGSINKA from the coding sequence ATGCTAGTTTCTGCTAAAGATATGTTACAAAAAGCCTATGAAGGTAAATACGCTGTTGGGCAATTCAACATCAACAACTTAGAGTGGACAAAAGCCATTTTATTAACTGCTCAAGAAAATAACTCACCAGTTATCTTAGGTGTTTCTGAAGGTGCTGCAAAATATATGTGCGGTTATGAAACAATCGTGGGTATGGTAAATGGAATGATGAAAGAATTAAACATCACTGTTCCTGTAGCTTTACACTTAGACCACGGAAGCTACCAAGGTGCATTAGATGCTATGGCAGCTGGATTCTCTTCAATCATGTTCGATGGTTCTCACTATGCAATCGAAGAAAACATCGCTAAAACAACTGAAATGGTTAAATTAACTTCTGAAAAAGGATTATCTTTAGAAGCTGAAGTTGGATCAATCGGTGGAGAAGAAGACGGTGTAGTTGGTAAAGGTGAAGTTGCTGACCCAGCTGAATGTAAACAAATCGCTGACTTAGGAGTTACTATGTTAGCTGCTGGTATCGGAAATATCCATGGTAAATACCCTGAAAACTGGGCTGGATTAGCATTCGATGCTTTAGAAGCAATCAACGCTTCAACTGGAAACACTCCATTAGTATTACACGGTGGAACAGGAATCCCTGAAGAAATGATCAAAAAAGCAATCTCTTTAGGTGTTGCTAAAATCAACGTTAACACTGAATGCCAATTAGCATTCCAAGAAGCTACTCGTAAATACATCGAAGCTGGAAAAGATTTAGAAGGTAAAGGATTCGACCCTCGTAAATTATTAAACCCAGGATTCGAAGCTATCAAAGCAACTGTTAAAGAAAAAATGGAATTATTCGGATCAATTAACAAAGCTTAA
- a CDS encoding AI-2E family transporter → MFEKLKINKKYLSIGLITLIIGVILVCVYQISRHAGDIFLTLRIMLAHLFNALSPIIYAFIISYILYRPLLFLEKWWIKGWKAVFKKEPDAKKVRLICLLLLILSLLGSLFLLIQAVVPPLVQNLLTIGADIPHVQMILTESLSKLAAYFKSLHITDDQIHQVTLYITGMLSGFLKKMFASGTGMVTNVATFCLNLFATLILTFYFLKDKEIIFDVLDKVSTITLKPTFKLKLKHFIHDVHQIFGGFVLGQLLDALLVGIASTILLFIIGHPFALLIGFIAGVMNVIPYIGPMIGATLAIILGLFTDIKLGLLGAALLIIYQQIDGNFIQPKILGDSTGLAPVWIFMAILIGGNYFGTIGMILSVPVLALIKVYLSRRLHKIKKETPASSTNLHL, encoded by the coding sequence ATGTTTGAGAAATTAAAAATAAATAAAAAATATCTCAGTATCGGTCTGATTACCTTAATTATTGGCGTCATCTTAGTCTGTGTTTATCAAATATCTCGCCATGCAGGGGACATTTTTCTTACGTTAAGAATCATGTTGGCCCACCTATTTAATGCCCTTTCACCTATTATCTACGCCTTTATAATCTCTTATATTCTCTATCGACCGTTGCTGTTTTTAGAAAAATGGTGGATCAAAGGTTGGAAAGCCGTCTTTAAAAAAGAGCCTGATGCTAAAAAGGTGCGTCTCATCTGTCTCCTTCTTTTGATTCTCTCCTTACTGGGAAGCCTCTTCCTATTAATTCAGGCTGTTGTTCCACCACTTGTTCAAAATCTATTAACCATTGGGGCCGATATTCCGCATGTGCAAATGATTTTAACGGAAAGTCTTTCTAAACTAGCAGCATATTTTAAATCCCTACATATTACGGATGATCAGATTCATCAGGTGACGTTGTATATCACAGGAATGTTAAGTGGATTTCTTAAAAAAATGTTTGCTTCGGGAACAGGGATGGTCACTAATGTTGCTACCTTTTGCCTCAACTTATTCGCAACGTTAATTCTAACTTTTTATTTTTTAAAAGATAAAGAAATCATTTTTGATGTCCTCGATAAAGTGTCAACCATCACTTTAAAACCAACTTTTAAATTAAAGCTGAAACATTTTATTCATGATGTTCATCAAATTTTTGGGGGATTTGTTTTAGGTCAACTGCTTGATGCCTTACTTGTTGGAATTGCATCAACCATCCTCCTTTTCATTATCGGTCATCCCTTTGCCCTACTCATCGGTTTTATCGCAGGAGTCATGAACGTGATTCCTTATATTGGACCAATGATTGGTGCCACCTTAGCCATTATTTTAGGACTTTTTACTGATATAAAATTAGGTCTATTAGGCGCTGCACTTTTAATTATTTACCAACAAATTGACGGAAATTTTATTCAACCTAAAATCTTAGGAGATAGTACAGGATTAGCACCTGTTTGGATTTTTATGGCTATTTTAATTGGTGGTAATTATTTTGGAACAATCGGTATGATTTTATCGGTTCCTGTTCTTGCACTTATCAAAGTCTATCTCTCACGACGACTTCACAAAATAAAAAAAGAAACACCCGCTTCTTCAACAAATCTTCACCTCTAA
- a CDS encoding MATE family efflux transporter codes for MSSPLKSEPIHRLLLKYCIPAIISMMTVSLYNTVDRIFIGHIPEIGNIALTSLGTVLPFITLILASELLITYGVIANLSLKLGEKKEAEAQNFLNQVPVLGLLISLLLIFIFTTFKAPLLTLFGATKTTLPLATQYLDIMILGIPFYIIGFSLMASIRSEGNPKRAALILIASCLINVILDPIFIFTFDLGIAGAAIATVISYLFVFAYVFYYYTRGASNLKLKPSLFKPRRTYIIPILIFGLSTSLVQIMTALVQILFNRSLAHYGTPLSIGAFTTITTITNLALMPAIGINQGCVPIIGYNYGQRRFDRVKSTFILGTLASTVIFMVGYILIQLIPEHLVRFFNSDEMLLTQTVSGLKYYLFTLPLCALATTAPNLFQAIGQSRISIGLVVLRQLILLVPLIIFLPTFFGLTGVWIAQPITDLIISLLAFYLVKREFKHY; via the coding sequence ATGAGTTCACCACTTAAATCTGAACCTATTCATCGCTTACTACTTAAATATTGTATTCCAGCTATTATTAGTATGATGACCGTTTCCTTATATAATACCGTTGATAGAATTTTCATCGGCCACATCCCTGAAATTGGGAATATCGCCTTAACTAGCTTAGGAACAGTACTACCCTTTATAACGCTCATTTTAGCAAGTGAGCTCTTGATTACATACGGGGTCATCGCTAATCTTTCCTTAAAACTTGGGGAAAAAAAGGAAGCTGAAGCGCAAAATTTTCTAAATCAAGTTCCGGTTCTTGGCCTTCTCATCAGTCTTCTTCTCATTTTTATCTTCACAACCTTTAAAGCCCCGCTTCTCACCTTATTCGGGGCTACCAAAACGACACTTCCACTGGCCACTCAATATTTAGATATTATGATTCTTGGGATTCCTTTTTATATTATCGGATTTTCTCTCATGGCAAGCATTCGTTCAGAAGGAAATCCTAAACGAGCCGCCCTTATTTTGATTGCCAGTTGTTTAATTAACGTGATTTTGGATCCTATTTTCATTTTCACCTTTGATTTAGGAATTGCAGGTGCTGCAATTGCAACGGTCATTTCTTATCTTTTTGTATTTGCCTACGTCTTTTATTACTATACACGTGGGGCATCTAACCTAAAATTAAAACCTTCTTTATTCAAACCTCGTCGTACCTATATCATCCCTATTTTAATTTTTGGTCTTTCAACATCCCTTGTTCAAATTATGACCGCCCTCGTGCAAATATTATTTAACCGCTCTTTAGCACACTACGGAACTCCCCTATCTATTGGGGCCTTCACAACCATTACAACAATTACCAATTTAGCGTTAATGCCCGCCATCGGAATTAATCAAGGATGCGTGCCTATTATTGGGTATAACTATGGACAACGACGATTTGATCGAGTTAAGTCAACCTTCATCTTAGGAACACTTGCTTCAACAGTGATTTTTATGGTTGGGTATATTCTCATCCAACTGATTCCTGAGCACCTTGTTCGATTCTTTAATTCTGACGAGATGCTACTCACACAAACAGTAAGTGGACTCAAATATTATTTATTTACGCTTCCACTATGTGCTCTTGCAACAACTGCGCCTAACCTATTTCAAGCCATTGGACAATCAAGAATTTCTATTGGGTTAGTCGTTTTACGCCAACTTATTTTACTCGTCCCCCTCATCATTTTCCTACCAACTTTCTTTGGTTTAACTGGGGTGTGGATTGCGCAACCCATCACTGATTTAATCATTTCTCTCCTCGCTTTTTATTTAGTAAAACGAGAATTTAAACATTACTAA
- a CDS encoding heavy metal translocating P-type ATPase, protein METNRVFKLVLMGLNCANCANKIETRINHLEGVEEATLNFSTNQLTVLIKDTVNKDEIVGGIKQIVKQLEPDVVVKESETAIGPHNMCHHGECGGDHDEKVKTRSFFVENIALLLGVFIFIIASLFAIEEPVKIALYVVSYLLIGGEVLQTALRNIFRGEIFDENFLMMVATVGAFAIGEYPEAIAVMLFYEIGELFQGYAVNRSRKSISSLLDIRADHANLVTKSGVKEVVPEAVLIGEWIVVKPGERIPLDGEVIEGECYLDTSALTGESVPRLVRVGDEVLAGCINTNALITVRVTKVAGESTVARILELVENASSKKAETEKFITKFARIYTPVVVGLAVLLAVVPTMMGADLSTWLYRALSFLVVSCPCALVVSIPLGFFAGLGGASKQGVLIKGGNYLEALNHVETVVFDKTGTLTAGVFKVTQMNPMGMDETQFLEFAAYAESQSTHPIATSIVEAYRQVIDSTRITAYEEIAGHGIKATVDGKQVLIGNKKLMTQAHLESEEVETIGTVIHLAVNGVYAGYMVISDEIKENAKMAVTKLKQQGIKRIVMLTGDHVGVANKVAEELLVDEVYAELLPDQKVEHVEAILGHKSKDKHVVFVGDGMNDAPVLARADIGVAMGGIGSDAAIEAADVVLMEDDPLALCKAIEQAKQTRAILYQNIIFALGIKVLVMILVACGLATMWAAVFADVGVTLLAVINSTRALKLRK, encoded by the coding sequence ATGGAGACTAATCGAGTGTTTAAGCTAGTATTAATGGGATTAAATTGTGCGAACTGTGCGAATAAAATTGAAACTCGTATTAATCATTTAGAAGGTGTAGAAGAGGCAACACTTAATTTTTCTACCAACCAATTAACGGTTTTAATAAAAGATACAGTAAATAAGGATGAGATCGTTGGTGGTATTAAACAAATTGTTAAACAATTAGAACCAGATGTTGTCGTTAAAGAAAGCGAAACCGCTATTGGTCCTCATAATATGTGTCATCATGGAGAATGTGGGGGAGATCATGATGAAAAAGTCAAAACGAGAAGTTTCTTTGTAGAGAATATAGCTTTATTACTTGGGGTATTTATCTTTATTATTGCGAGTTTGTTTGCTATTGAGGAACCAGTAAAGATTGCCCTTTATGTTGTCAGTTATTTATTAATTGGAGGGGAAGTTTTACAAACTGCGCTCCGAAATATTTTTCGGGGTGAAATCTTTGATGAGAATTTTTTAATGATGGTTGCGACAGTGGGAGCGTTTGCCATTGGAGAATACCCAGAAGCGATTGCAGTGATGCTATTTTATGAAATCGGTGAATTATTTCAAGGATATGCTGTCAATCGTTCGCGTAAATCAATTAGTAGCTTATTAGATATTCGTGCCGATCATGCTAATTTAGTGACCAAATCAGGAGTTAAAGAGGTTGTACCGGAGGCCGTTTTAATTGGTGAATGGATTGTGGTGAAACCAGGGGAACGAATTCCGCTTGATGGAGAAGTGATTGAAGGTGAGTGTTACTTAGACACGTCTGCCTTAACAGGGGAATCCGTTCCGAGGTTAGTGCGCGTAGGAGACGAAGTTTTAGCAGGTTGCATTAATACGAATGCTTTGATTACGGTTCGTGTGACAAAAGTAGCCGGGGAATCAACCGTAGCCCGTATTCTTGAATTGGTGGAAAATGCTTCATCTAAAAAGGCGGAGACTGAAAAATTTATTACTAAATTTGCCCGTATTTATACACCGGTTGTTGTCGGATTAGCTGTTTTACTTGCGGTTGTTCCAACGATGATGGGGGCCGACCTCTCAACGTGGCTTTATCGTGCGCTAAGCTTTTTAGTTGTTTCATGTCCTTGTGCGTTAGTTGTTTCGATTCCACTCGGTTTCTTCGCTGGACTCGGCGGGGCATCGAAACAAGGGGTTCTAATTAAAGGCGGAAATTATCTAGAGGCATTAAATCATGTCGAAACGGTTGTTTTTGATAAAACGGGAACATTAACAGCAGGGGTGTTTAAGGTCACTCAAATGAATCCTATGGGCATGGATGAAACACAATTTTTAGAGTTCGCCGCTTACGCGGAGAGTCAGTCAACACATCCAATCGCAACGTCTATTGTTGAAGCTTATCGTCAGGTGATTGATTCAACACGAATAACAGCGTATGAAGAGATAGCGGGGCATGGAATTAAGGCAACAGTAGATGGAAAACAAGTTCTCATTGGAAATAAAAAACTCATGACTCAAGCACATCTTGAAAGTGAAGAGGTTGAAACAATAGGTACCGTTATTCACTTGGCAGTGAATGGAGTTTACGCTGGATATATGGTGATTTCTGATGAAATTAAGGAAAATGCGAAAATGGCGGTGACTAAATTAAAACAACAAGGGATAAAACGTATCGTGATGTTAACAGGAGATCATGTAGGTGTTGCAAATAAAGTCGCGGAAGAACTTTTAGTGGACGAGGTTTATGCCGAGTTATTGCCTGATCAAAAGGTGGAACACGTGGAGGCCATTTTAGGGCATAAATCAAAAGATAAACACGTTGTCTTTGTTGGCGATGGAATGAATGATGCACCGGTTCTTGCGCGTGCTGATATCGGGGTAGCGATGGGAGGTATTGGTTCGGATGCCGCGATTGAAGCCGCAGATGTCGTGTTAATGGAAGATGATCCGTTGGCGCTTTGCAAAGCGATTGAACAGGCAAAACAAACACGCGCGATTTTATATCAAAATATTATTTTTGCTTTAGGGATTAAAGTGCTCGTCATGATACTTGTGGCTTGTGGCTTAGCAACGATGTGGGCCGCGGTGTTTGCAGATGTAGGTGTGACTTTATTAGCAGTCATTAATAGTACACGGGCGTTAAAATTACGCAAATAA
- a CDS encoding response regulator transcription factor, which yields MKKSHILIVEDEREIAVAIEAYLLNQGYLVSIAANGVEALEVVSSQPIDLAIVDVMMPKMDGITFTMKLRETHHFPVIMLSAKSEEVDQIMGLNMGADDYVTKPFRPLELLARVNSQLRRYQRFSAINPENQQNVLTIGGLELNMETKEFTVDGSLVKLTPIEYKILNLLMRHPGRVFPAEEIYERIWNETAVSTDTIMVHIRNIREKIEINPKKPKYLKVVWGVGYKIEKQ from the coding sequence ATGAAAAAGTCACATATTTTAATTGTTGAAGATGAGCGCGAGATTGCAGTGGCGATTGAGGCGTATTTATTGAATCAAGGCTATTTGGTGAGCATCGCCGCAAACGGGGTTGAGGCACTTGAAGTGGTTTCCTCACAACCCATTGATTTAGCGATTGTCGATGTCATGATGCCGAAGATGGACGGCATTACTTTTACGATGAAATTAAGAGAAACGCATCATTTTCCAGTGATTATGTTATCGGCTAAATCGGAGGAAGTTGATCAAATTATGGGACTCAATATGGGGGCGGATGACTATGTAACCAAACCGTTTCGTCCGCTTGAATTACTCGCCCGTGTCAATTCACAACTAAGAAGATACCAGCGTTTTTCGGCCATTAATCCCGAAAATCAACAAAATGTGTTAACGATTGGGGGACTTGAGTTAAATATGGAGACGAAAGAGTTCACTGTCGATGGGAGTTTGGTAAAATTAACTCCTATCGAATATAAAATTCTGAATTTGTTAATGAGGCATCCTGGTCGTGTCTTTCCGGCTGAGGAGATTTATGAACGGATTTGGAATGAAACGGCAGTAAGTACGGATACCATTATGGTTCATATCCGTAATATTCGAGAGAAAATTGAGATTAATCCAAAAAAACCAAAATATTTAAAGGTGGTGTGGGGCGTTGGCTACAAAATTGAAAAACAATAA